In one window of Sphingomonas glaciei DNA:
- a CDS encoding zinc-finger domain-containing protein, giving the protein MQPPPEVVTVTTNAVHCDGSGEVSPALGHPRVFLRIDEKGFVECGYCDRRFVLKGGPADAGPAA; this is encoded by the coding sequence ATGCAGCCGCCTCCCGAAGTCGTCACCGTCACCACCAACGCCGTCCATTGCGACGGCAGCGGTGAGGTCAGTCCCGCGCTGGGCCACCCGCGCGTCTTTCTCCGAATCGACGAAAAGGGCTTCGTCGAATGCGGCTATTGCGACCGGCGCTTCGTCCTGAAGGGCGGACCGGCCGACGCGGGTCCCGCCGCCTGA
- a CDS encoding NUDIX domain-containing protein, whose translation MNRLLQFGWSLRRRLIGLLRLHTRGVKVMLFNRRSELLLIRNGYGDTGLFVLPGGGIARREEPLAAARRELAEEVGIADALLRHLGDYQTSAEGKRDHIALFHGTTDQPLRIDGHEVSEAGFFPPGNLPQATSPATRRRVREWLDGGPFSGAW comes from the coding sequence ATGAACCGCCTTCTCCAGTTCGGCTGGTCGCTCCGGCGCCGCTTGATCGGCTTGCTCCGGCTGCACACAAGAGGCGTGAAGGTGATGCTGTTCAATCGTCGCAGCGAACTGCTGCTGATCCGCAATGGCTACGGCGACACCGGGCTATTCGTGCTTCCGGGCGGCGGGATCGCCCGGCGCGAGGAGCCGCTGGCGGCGGCACGGCGGGAGCTGGCGGAGGAAGTGGGGATCGCCGATGCATTGCTGCGGCACCTTGGCGACTATCAAACGAGTGCAGAGGGCAAGCGCGACCACATCGCTCTGTTCCACGGCACCACCGACCAGCCGCTGCGGATCGACGGGCACGAAGTCAGCGAGGCGGGGTTCTTCCCGCCCGGCAACTTGCCGCAGGCAACCTCACCGGCGACCCGGCGGCGCGTTCGCGAATGGCTTGATGGCGGACCCTTCAGCGGCGCCTGGTAG